The following coding sequences are from one Salvia hispanica cultivar TCC Black 2014 chromosome 3, UniMelb_Shisp_WGS_1.0, whole genome shotgun sequence window:
- the LOC125210632 gene encoding uncharacterized protein LOC125210632, which produces MARAALLHLVRSQSRAFRSGDRVTKVLPWSRASGAKFDYSPTTRYTSAHVRWASQAAVAEDESKISIGPRKGREDGNEEKGREVVYNGPISGTIKKVKLLSLSTCCLSVSLGPVITFMTSQDMNVILKYAVASTVVILSASTTAALHWFVSPYIHTLRWQPGSDTFEVEMMSWLARLVPKTIKFEDIRPPQTQRPFVSFKANGNFYFVDTEHCHNKALLAKLTPPKQ; this is translated from the coding sequence GTGATCGTGTTACTAAGGTCCTGCCCTGGTCTCGTGCATCCGGTGCCAAATTTGATTATAGTCCTACCACTCGCTATACTTCTGCCCATGTACGCTGGGCATCTCAAGCTGCAGTCGCAGAAGATGAAAGTAAAATTAGTATTGGACCTCGTAAAGGAAGAGAAGATGGAAATGAAGAAAAGGGGAGGGAGGTTGTTTACAACGGTCCTATATCAGGCACCATCAAGAAAGTGAAGCTTCTCTCGCTTTCCACGTGCTGCCTCTCTGTTTCATTAGGTCCTGTGATCACTTTCATGACATCACAGGACATGAATGTCATCCTTAAGTACGCAGTGGCTTCTACTGTTGTAATTTTAAGTGCTTCTACAACTGCTGCCCTTCATTGGTTCGTGAGTCCTTACATTCACACACTCAGATGGCAGCCTGGCTCTGACACCTTTGAGGTCGAAATGATGTCCTGGTTGGCGAGATTGGTCCCAAAAACCATCAAGTTTGAAGATATCAGACCTCCACAGACCCAGAGGCCTTTCGTGTCTTTCAAGGCTAACGGTAACTTCTACTTTGTCGACACTGAGCACTGCCACAACAAGGCGTTATTGGCAAAACTAACCCCTCCGAAACAATAG